CCAATGAATTTCACGTCCACTTTGCCCTCTTGGAGATCCACGATGCCATATCTAGCTATGGCAAGATCATTACAGCCTAAAGCTCCCGGATTCATATATACTCTTTGATCTGTCTTATAATAATGAAGAATATGATAATGACCAAAACAAACCAAATCATGGGCCGTCCCCTGATACTTCGCGTCCAATTTGGTTCCGGATGGTTCTTTATCGATGACATCCAGCTTGTCATGGTTCATATGATAGTGAGTCAGAAGGAACCGATGTCCCTCTACCTCTTTTTCAACGAATTTCGGTAGAGCTTGAATTTTCTTGATCGATTCTGCACTCAAATGCCGACCAATCCATTCGTGATGCTCGGCCATGCCTTTGTGCCCTTCTAATGGACCCTTATTTTGAAGCAAACTCAATACGGCCTCTTCGTGATTCCCGGAAATCGCTATCATATTTTCGCGGCTGTACAACATCTCGATCACTTCATTGGAGTACGGGCCAATACCGATCATATCCCCCAAACAAAATGTATGCTCAATGTCTCCTCTGTAATCGATATCAACCAATACCGCTTGAAGCGCAGGAACATTCCCATGAATATCGGTTAAGATGGCAACCTTCATTGTGATTCCTCCTCAGGAATATACATCGTCTGAATCTCCTGCACACCCGGAATAAAGCCCAGATTCAGATACACGGACTCCGCATCATTTCCTTGCATCACATACAAGCGTAAAACGGGATACTTACCCTTAAGTGCATTTAATGCTCTCTGTAACATCAGCGTAGCCAGACCTCTGCCTCTATAGGCCGGACGAACACCTATGCTATACACAGCAGCCTGATTATCTTGCAAGCACAAGCGACAATTTGCAATAAGCTGTCCCGTTTCCTTGTCATATACAAGCGTGGACGCTTCGGTCAGAATTTCATTGGTATAATTAGGGTCATCACTTGGTATAAAATCTGCAAGAGTGGTATGTTTTCTTCGTGTAGCTTCAAGACTTCCTGCAAAACTCTCCAGGTCACATTGAGCAATTTCATCTTCATTCACATATTTTCTATTGCCGGTTTCACTTTCAATAATCTCTGGACTCTTCACGGTTACCCTGCTGTCCCATTCGATTTCAAAGTGATCTGTAGGCCGCTGCATCCAGCGACATTTAAACTCCACTGGCCAGAATCCAGCTCTTGCATATAGATCAACTTGGTCTGGAAGAATCTCAAAGGTCAGAATACGTTTGGTGCGATCCGACCACTGTAATAATTTATGCTTCAGAAGCTTCAATACCTCAAAGCACTGCTGGAATGGCGGGATAAAAAACAAATGATACATCTGGTTAGGCTCCATTCTCACGCCACCTATTTTGCTTTCCCCCTTGTAAATCCAGTACGCACTGATCTTGGAAGAACTGAACTCTTCTTCTCTGAAAAATCCGACATAACGCATATCATAATAAACCGTGCAATATAATCCCCATTCAGCAAAATCAGCTTTGCGAATCGAATATTCATCCGACAGATTATATTGAAGAATATCTGTAGACCACTCAGTTAAACCCATATGTAATTCCTCCTCAGTTTTAATTAAATGGCAAGCAATCAAATCATTTTTCTATACGCCACCCCGTGAACATGAATTAACACATGCTGTGTCTCCAAAAGTTCGAAAAAATCCAACATGTCCTTAAACGGATTCTCGAAATACGAAGACTACCAATGAAAACCTCTAATGTCTTGAACATACAGTGCTCGCCGTGAACATCAAAATACCAGTTTCCCGTTAACTCTTCTTCTCCGTGGATTACATCCGCATTGGTCAGCAAATGGTACGCACCTTCGAGAATTTCCGCCCGATCAGGCTGATCGGTTTCCAATATCAGTTGGTCGATCAATTGCCGCGCGTTTCTTTGGTACATATCTATCACAGCCAACAATTCTTCCGTGATTTCTTGGGTTATCACCTTCACACCTTCATATCCTTATCCGGGTATCCAATTTCTGCAATTTCACCTTCGATATCACTTAATTTCAGTTCATCATTTAATTGCTGTAGTAAGACCTCATCGATCGGCTTCATATCAAATACCTGTTCAACCAGTTTGATATCCAACGCTATCTCGTAGTAATCCTGTGCCCAAGCATGATAATATTTCGCGCCGCCTACCAAAATCTCTAACAGTTCGTATTCATGATCCCCAAGCTCCGTGCCCGCAGACCACCCTTCCTGATCCGCCACACTCCAGATACAGAACGTCGTCTGATCCATTACAAATGCCGGCTCTACCACAAAAGTATTAAATGCTTCTGGAACGCTTTTTACCACCTCACTTCTATCAACCTTATGCTGAAGTGTATACTCTTTATCAAAGCCTTTAATAATCAGCCCATTCGGACTGAATATTGCAAAATAATGATCTCCTTGCCCATCTCTCATGGATGCCATTTGCTCATTCGTGTCCCACTGGGAATTATACGAGTAATACCTGTACTCCCATTCCGGCATCAAAATGGCATCCAGCATAGCTGCTGCCTTTAGAATCTGTTTGCATTCACTAATGTGAGGAAGTTTATCGATAAAATTAAGATTACCCATCGTGTGATATTGCCTCCTTCACCCTTTCAAATGGAATAATTAGTTACCCGACCTTGCGGTTAGCAAAGATACGATAACGTAGCCAAAAAGTTGAACCGTAAATACAATGGCAACAAACTCAACCATTATGCTGTTCGCTGCATTAAAATCATTCACAAGATCCACGAAGATCTTCCCAGGTCGGGATAATACATCCCACGAATTCCACCTATTAAATCTACCAATGTAGACCCCTATACTGCTCAATAGCAAAATAACACCGACAACCATCATGCTAATGTACTTATTTATTAATTTGTTTAACATGCCATGGATTTGAATGATTGAACAAGTCGAGAGCAGCAATCCGATGATCGCTACGGCAAACGTCAGGGTGAGTCCATACCAAAAATCAATATTAACCCAAAATCTAACCTCCCCTTGAGCATCAAAATATCTGAATGAATGCAGAATCTCCGTAAAAAGATAGGCCGCATTGGGCAGAAAAAAGAGCCATACTCCACACATCAGCCCCATACATATCATGCTCGTTGTCGTTAATTTCTTATTGAATATGTATCTAATGCAGGATGAGATGATGAAGGGTACCCATGCCAGGAACATATCCCAACTTAAAAATCGATACATATTTGTATCTGTTTGGGCACGTAAATACATCACAACACCTAGACTACAAAGAGTAGCCACGAGCAAAGTAACGATGAGTCGGAGATCTTGAACTGGATGTTTGTTATCTTTCATTTCTTTGCTTCTACTTCCTTTTCCTTGATGAATGTTATAAGTTATAAATACTTTTTAAATGCCTTGCTGGATTCTCCGTTGTATCCCAATTTCGTATAAAAGTGATGTGCTTCGTTTCTGGATGATCCGCTCGTAAGAAACACCTTCACACAATTTTTCTGCACACATACATGCTCTATATGTTTCATCAATTCAGATCCATATCCCTTGCTCTGCACATGTTCCGTAATGATAACCCGCTCAACTACGCCGAATGGTCTATTTTCCACCAAAGCATCCAGACAAATATGTAAATGAGCCGTGCCGATTACCTGATCATCCATTTCATACACAAACAAGAAACTGTTTGGGTTATTCCGAACCTCTTCAATCCGTTCTGCCAGTACCTTCGTGTTTAAGTTGTTTGGCAATAATTCTTTATACAATCTTTCGATAACCGCTGCATCTCTAGCTTCTGCCTCTCTTATCATCAAGCTTCCCCTCCTTGTTACCTCACTTGATAACTTAAAATGATATCACCGTTGTCTTCAAACTCTCCCGTTTCTTGAAACCCGCAACGCTTATACAGCGCATTTGCCGCGATGTTATGCGGAACATGGGATACCCTGATTTGCTGGCAGTCACTTCTCTCTTGCAACATACGAACCACTTCTTGAATAGCAAGTTTGCCGTAACCCTTCCCCTGGTACTTCTCATCAATCATGAAGCGCAGAATCCAGTAATATCCGTCATTGTAGATCTCGTTATCAAATAAAATAAAACCGACCATCTGATCCTCTGCCAAAATGCCGTATGGCTTGGACGTAATTTCCTTCGTTGCATGAATCAATGAATCGGCATTGCTAGCGACCAAATCTAGCTGATCTTCCCGTGGTTTAAGGTGGATGCACTCGAGTTCATTTTCTTTGGTTATGGGTTGTAGGGTTACTTTCTTCACATCCACAATCATTTCTCCTTGCAGCTAACTCACTAAATTTTCTTGATTAACATAATCTCCAAAGGTTGTGTATCCAGCAACAGAGCCCCTGCATCAACATACCCCAGCTTTCGATAGAAATGTTGGGCATGTTCGTCTGATTGCGTTGAAGTCATCACCGTATCGAAGCCTTGTTGCTTCATTAAATTTTCCCAGTGATGCACGACTTTTTTGCCATATCCGCCGTTTCGATAGGGTTCATCAATCCAGATCATATTCATGAAGGGAAGGTTATCCCAAAAGTACCCGTACCTCATCCATCCAACTCTTGATCCCTCGTCCTCGTCCCATAGGATGAATATTTCTTTCTCACTAATCTTCGTTTTCACAAGTGGTTGATGGATATGCCGATCTCTTTCAATGATATAGTCGTAGTCAGCTTCCGTTGCGTATTCAATCTTCATTTGTAATACTCCCTTCATTAACTACGTCCATCATAACCCAAAATGTGGTATATGCGAACAGTTCTTTCCTCTTTTTCTCCCATGCCAAAAAACCACGGTTTCCCGTGGCTGCACCTGCTCTATTTTCCTCAATCCGCTGTTGATCCGCTGACCAATTGCCCCTTGTACCATACGGCCTGCCGCGCAGATCGCCGCGCAACGGCTTCCGCCGAACAACTCGCATGCACCAATACAAAACTCGCGGTGTCTCCTACCTTCGGCCAAGCTTGTTCCCCTTGTGAATCCAGCGGTGTAATACCGCCTGTTACCCATGCCAAAGATTGAGACAAGGACAGTTCGTCACTATATCCGTACAGTTCTGCGAATCGTCCCGCTTTCTCAAGCATATCCCCATTGCCAAAAGGAGACCAATGATCCGTAAGGCTGTCTGTGGCCAGCTTCACGTTCACGCCCATACGGTGGAGCATGGGAAGAGGCATCATCGTTCTGCCAATGGGCACCGTGGAAGCAATGCTCATCCCAAGCGAGGCCATTCGCTGCGCCATATCTTCTGCTTCCTGCTGCTCTGCGCGGGCGAACCAGAACGCATGACTTACCGTAACTTTACCCTGAAGCCCTGCTGTTTCGGTCAGATTCGCGAGTTCCAACAGCGTTTGTTTGCCAGCCTGCCCGCCATCATGCAGATGAATATCGATGCCCGCCTGGTGCTGAACAGCCAGTTCAACTATGGCGTTCAGTGAATTCTCGATCTGTTCGTCCACCGTATGAGGATCAAGTCCGCCCACATGCGTTGCACCTTCCTTCATCGCTTGGCCCATAAGCTCCACTGAATGGGAGCGAAGCAGTCCATGCTGCGGGAAAGCCACGATCTCCGAAGAGATTTTGCCCGAAAATGATTCCAGAGCCTGCCGCGTCGCTTCCAGTCTTTTCAAGCCACTGACGGGTTCAATATTGCAATGACTACGTACATGAGTGGAGCCGTACCCCTGGATCAAGGTCAGAATACTCTCCGCTTGACGCTTAGCATCTGGTAGCAGTTTGGGCAACAGAACCTTCTCTTCTTCAATACGTTCGAAAATACTAGAGATACGCTTAACGGCTGTCCATGGCCCATCGTAGTAGGTTTTATCCAGATGAATATGTGCCTCCTCGAACGAAGGCAACAGCAGAAGTCCCTTGCCATCTACTTGTGGTAGATCGCTAGACAGCGGGTTGTTTCCTTCCACAATCTCCGCGATCACTCCATCTTTAATCCGCAGATGAGCGGGGCTTGTCCGTGTCCCCATCACCTGTTCTCCCTCCCGAACATAACTCCGCTCCACAGTCACGTTTGTTAACCAATAAGCCTGCTTCATCATGTCATCCCTCTTTTCTTACCCGGCATTACGTCCCCCGGATACCGATTGATCTATGATCCATGGTACCATACGGTTTCACCGGGCAAAAATACGTAAAACGTTGGTGTTCCATATGCGAAACGTTTGCATTACGCTACCTTAATACATGCAAAAAACAGGCACAATAAAGTGCCTGCCCTGTCCAATCACCTTAATCTTCTTGATTACGCGAGTCTATTAAAAATGAAACCGCGCATGTCCTCCATCGGTCACGCCTTCAATCTGTTCGATATCCAGCAGTCTGCGCTTCATCTCCAGACCTCCACGAAACCCGGTCAGCTTGCGATTAGCCCCTATAATGCGGTGGCATGGTAGCAGAACCGGAATCGGATTAGCCCCATTTGCGGCCCCAACTGCTCGCACAGCCGAAGGTCTTCCAATTGCAGCAGCTATATCACCATAGGTCCGAATTTCACCGTAAGGCACACGCCCTAGCTCTCTCCATACCTCCTGCTGGAAGTTCGTTCCAATCAAGTCCAGTGGGATCGCATCTGTATAAGCCATGGGTTCTCCTGCAAAATAGGACTGTAACCAGTCCATCATACCTGTTTGTTTCAGAGCATCCTCGTTCTCTTCCAGTTCCACGCCAGGTGCAACTTTCTGTATCCAGCCGTTCCAATCCTCCAGTGTTTCGTTGGGCATGACCACTCGGCACAATCCCTGTTCCGTAGCGAGCAGCACCCATGGACGACCGTCCAACTGCATCGTGGTGTACATCAACTTTTTTCTCATTCGTTTACCGCCCTCTCCCTGGTGGAATGCTTAATGCTAGAACTAGTAATCTGCTTCTTCACCTTACGTTTCATACTGCGGATCATCTGCTTGCTCTCTGGATCCACGCGATAAGATTCCGTGATTTTCTGAAGTGCCTTATTATACGTAAAATCGTCCAGGGTATTATGGTGCAGATAACGCATAGTCACCTCAGGTTGTTTCACATAAGCCATTGAGATGGCCCAAGCAACTGCCATTTTCACATAATACGCCTCGTGTCTAATCTGATCCAATGCAGATAGAACCTGATCGATATATCTCTCATTCAGATAAAAATTCAACAGCATTACCACACCAAACCGGATTTCATATTCCTGATCAGATCTCAGATACGGCTGCAAGAACGCCCACATGGGCTCCGAATGAACCTTCGTATATTTCAGTCCAGCACAGAAGCTGTCACACACCGACCAGTTGTCAATCTTCGGTACAAATGTTTCAATAGCCTTTAACAGTTCGTCCAGATCAGCCTGTACATGTCCAATGACCATTGCTTGCAACATCACTTCTTCAAAATATTCATCCTCTGCCGTTTCCAGATACGTGCGCCAGTCCCCGGCGGCAAGTTGCTTGGCAATTTTTCGTAAGGCTGGCAACCTTACACCTAGTACATTCGTGATGTTGGGAATAAGTGCAGCCGAGAATTTCTGATACTCCGGCTCAACCATGCTGAGCAATTGTGTTCTGATATCTACTTCCACTAGCGCATGTCCTCCTCGTCTGTTGCTGTACAACAAGTATATCCTTGAAGTGGCTGTTTGTAAGCCCATATCGAATGTTTGAGCAAGATTACAATATCATTTTGGGACTCTCATTTTTTCTCCATTTGTTTAATTCCCAACCCATTTCGTTTAAAAATATGAAGCTGACCGAATAGAAAGGAGTATCGATATGAACGGACCTCATACTAAGAAAGATTTCTCCGTGGAGGAGATCACCGAACAACTCGTGCAACATGTACAATCCCGGAACCTTCCCGATTTCTATAAATTGGTGAAAGAACTGCATCCCTACGACCTCTCACTTGTATATAAAAAGTTCCCTGAAGAAGAAACCAATCGGTTTTTGCTTCTATTCAAACCCGATGCTCTGGCGGATCTCGCCGAGACCTTAAAGCTGCACGAACAGATTCAACTGTTTGAACGACTTGGGCCGGAACGAACACTTGAAGTCATGCAGCAGATGGACAAAAGTGATCTGATCCGGTTCATGCACGATTTGCCTGCCAAACGCAGAGAAGAATTGCTTTCCAACATGAACCTAGATCACTCTGCCATTATCCGATCCGTGCTTAATTACCCGCCGGAAACGGCAGGACGCATCATGACAGATCAATATCGGACCCTGCTCGCTCATGAGACAGCCAAGGAAGCCTTACGACAATCGCAAGGTACCATGCATATCTCAGCCTCCAGTTATCTCTATGTAACCGATAATGAAGGCAAACTGGTCGGTGTCGTGAGTTATCGATCCCTTGCCTTGGCTGACGATAAGACCCAGGTTGAAGAACTGATGACCCGGCGGGTGATCCATGCAACGGTAGATATGGACCAGGAAGAAGCAGCACAGCTTCTACAGCGTTATGAGTTTATTGCACTTCCGGTGGTGGATGAAAATCACAGGTTATGCGGTATCATTCAGATGGATGATGTCATCGATATTATTATGGATGAAGCAAGTGAAGATTTGGCCAAGATGGGGGGCGGCAGCAAGGATATCGACTTTGATACCAAACCACTCGTGGCCGTCAGACGCAGGCTTCCCTGGCTCATCTTGCTTCTATTGATTGGTCTAATCTCGGGAAGTATTGTGGATTTCTTTGAGGATACACTCAATCAGGTTGTGGCATTGGCATTTTTCATGCCGATGATCGCAGGTATGACCGGTAACACAGGAACGCAGTCTCTGGCTGTTGTGGTACGCGGACTGATCGGACGCAAACTCGACAAAGCCACCGTACTCGCACTGATTGGTCGGGAGATCAAGGTAGGCATCATGATTGGCTTGGTATGTGGATTACTGATCACCGTCATCGCTTATTTCTGGCAAGGGGACTGGCTGCTGGGTGCCATTATTGGGGTATCTCTGTTCCTCACTCTGGTCATTGGTACACTGACCGGTACATGCATCCCGCTTCTGCTTAGTCGTTTCAAAGTCGACCCGGCTGTTGCCTCTGGCCCATTAATCACCACATTGAATGATATCTTGTCCCTGTTTATCTATTTTGGCATCGCCACACGTTTCCTCGATGCCTTGATGTAAATAAGTTGGGCATACAGCAAAACAGACCTGATCCTGAGATCAAGGTCTGTTTTTTTCATTTTACCAAGTTTTACGCTGATCTTTTATTTTTATTATAGATATCAAACGCTACAGCGAGCAGCAGTACCAATCCCTTAATCCCCTGTTGCCAGTCAATACCAAGACCAATCAGGGACATCCCGTTATTCAGCACACCCATAACCAAACCACCGATGATGGCACCAAATACCGTACCTATGCCCCCTGAAGCGGAAGCACCACCGATGAAGCAGGCCGCAATGGCATCCAGCTCGAAGTTGGTACCTGCTCTTGGCGTAGCCGCATTCAGACGTGCGGCGAAGATCAACCCGGATACCGCGGCAAGTGTACCCATGTTCACGAAAACCCAGAAGGTTACCTTTTTTGTTTTGACCCCAGACAGACCTGCGGCCTTCTCATTACCTCCAAGCGCATACACATGCCGTCCCATGACAGTACGATTCATAACGAAGGAGTACACAACGATCAGGACAAACAGCAGGACCAGGATATTCGGAATACCTGCATAACTTGCGAGTACAAACGTAAACAGATTTGTCACAACAGCCACCACAATCAACTTGAGCAAGAACAGTCCCTGTGACACGACCTCAAATCCATATTTTCGCTGGGAACGGCGTTCCCGCAGTTCATTGACAATGTACCAGACGGTGAGCACAAGACCCACAATGATGGATACCAGACCAAAACCTGAGAATTGAATGTCCGCCAGGAAGCCAGAGCTTATTTTCTGGAATCCACCCGGGAAAGGAGAGATCGATTGTCCCTCCAGCACGATCATCGTCAAGCCTCGGAACAGCAGCATACCTGCCAGCGTCACGATAAATGCCGGAATTCGCACATAGGCGATCCAGAAGCCTTGCCATGCACCGATCAAAGCGCCAACCAGTAAGGAAGCGATGACAGCAAGCCAAGCCGGAAGCTGCCAATCAACCATCATAATTGCGGCAACGGCACCAACAAAGGCTGCAATGGAACCAACAGACAGGTCAATATGCCCGGTAATGATGACCAGCACCATTCCGATCGCCAGCACCAAAATGTAACTGTTCTGCAAAATCAAATTTGTAATATTAATCGGCTTGAGCAACAGCCCGCCTGTAAGTACCTCGAACAAAAGCATAATCACTACCAGGGCAATAATCATGCCATATTGACGGATATTATTTTTGAACAGTTTTGTTATCATTTCCATGCTTGCCGCCTCCAGACTTGGTCATATATCTCATCAACGTTTCCTGCGATGCTTGCTCCCGGCTGACTTCACCGGTGATTCGTCCGGCATTCATCACATAGATCCGGTCACACAGGCCAAGAACCTCCGGAAGCTCGGATGAGATTACCAGTACGCCCTTGCCTTCAGCAGCAAGCCGATGAATGATCGTATAGATTTCGAATTTCGCTCCCACATCAATACCGCGGGTAGGTTCATCCAGGATAAGGATATCTGGTCCGGCAAAAATCCATTTGCTGAGCACCACTTTTTGCTGGTTGCCTCCACTCAGATTACCGGTCTTCTGCAAAATACTTGGTGCTTTGATGTTCATGCTTTTCTTCATCTTTTCCGCTACCAGTACTTCTTCACGCTCGTTCACTACCGCGTTTCGCGTCAGCTTGCTCAGACCCGTCAAGGAAATATTGCGCTTGATGTCATCCATCAGAATGAGTCCGTATTCCTTGCGGTCTTCTGTCACATAAGCAAACCCATTCTGAATAGCCTCTGTGACGGTATTGTTGTGGATCGGTTTACCATTCTTAATGAGTTGACCCGAAATATTCCGGCCATAGGATTTGCCAAATATGCTCATGGCAAGTTCGGTACGCCCAGCGCCCATCAGCCCAGCAATCCCTACAATCTCACCACGTCTGATATTCATATCGATCTGATCCAGTACTTTTCGCTCGGCATGATGTTCGTGATATACCGTCCAGTCCTTTACCTCAAGGATAACTTCTCCAATGGTGGCATGACGCTCCGGATAACGGCTAGTGAGATCACGTCCTACCATTCCGCTAATAATCCGGTCCTCCGTCACTTTTTCCTTCTTCATATCCAACGTCTCAATTGTCTTGCCATCCCGTAAAATAGTCACCGAATCGGATACCTTGGATACCTCATTCAGCTTGTGTGAGATCAGGATACAGGCGATGCCCTGTTTCTTGAATTCCAGCATCAACTGCAGCAGATTTTCACTGTCGTCCTCGTTCAGCGCAGCGGTTGGCTCATCCAGAATAAGCAGCCGCACCTTTTTGGAGAGCGCTTTCGCAATTTCGACCAGTTGCTGCTTGCCTACCCCAATGCTGGATACCAGCGTGTTTGGATTTTCGCTCAGTCCCACCTTCGAGAGCAGTTCTCGTGTACCTACAAAAGTTTCCTTCCAGTTGACAATTCCTCTGCTCGCACGCTCGTTGCCCAGATATATATTTTCCGCGATTGAAAGGTAGGGAATAAGGGCCAACTCCTGATGGATAATGACGATTCCCAGATCCTCGCTCTGCTTAATATCCTTGAACTCACAATTTTTGCCCTGAAATAAAATGTCGCCTTCATACGTGCCATGTGGATATACACCACTCAGTACCTTCATCAACGTAGATTTACCTGCGCCATTTTCACCACATATGGAATGGATTTCGCCTTCACGGACTTTCAGATTGACATTTTCCAGCGCTTTGACGCCAGGAAAGGTTTTGGTGATGTTTTTCATTTCCAGAATGATTCCGGCCATGGGATGTGCTCCTTTCATTTATTATTTCAGTCCGATCTCTTCCTTCGTGTAATACTGTGTACCAACGATATCCTGCTCCACATTTGTACGGTCCACCGAGATCGGATCCAAGAGATACGCCGGAACAACCTCAATTCCATTGTTATATGATGTTTTATCATTAACTTCCGCCTGTTTTCCTTGCAAAATACTATTGGCCATCTCTACCGTCTTCTCCGCTAGCTTCCGTGTATCCTTAAACACCGTCTGCGTCTGTTCCCCGGCCACAATGGACTTGATTGAGGCAAGTTCGGCATCCTGTCCTGTAATAACGGGCAGCGGTTTGTTCGAAGTACCGTAACCAATCCCTTTCAAAGATGAAATGATACCAATACTGATTCCATCATAAGGAGACAATACTGCATCCAGATTATCACCCGAGTAATACGCACTCAGCAGGTTATCCATCCGTGACTGGGCCAGTGCTCCGTCCCAGCGCAAGGTCGCAATCTG
This Paenibacillus xylanexedens DNA region includes the following protein-coding sequences:
- a CDS encoding GNAT family N-acetyltransferase; its protein translation is MIREAEARDAAVIERLYKELLPNNLNTKVLAERIEEVRNNPNSFLFVYEMDDQVIGTAHLHICLDALVENRPFGVVERVIITEHVQSKGYGSELMKHIEHVCVQKNCVKVFLTSGSSRNEAHHFYTKLGYNGESSKAFKKYL
- a CDS encoding DNA alkylation repair protein produces the protein MEVDIRTQLLSMVEPEYQKFSAALIPNITNVLGVRLPALRKIAKQLAAGDWRTYLETAEDEYFEEVMLQAMVIGHVQADLDELLKAIETFVPKIDNWSVCDSFCAGLKYTKVHSEPMWAFLQPYLRSDQEYEIRFGVVMLLNFYLNERYIDQVLSALDQIRHEAYYVKMAVAWAISMAYVKQPEVTMRYLHHNTLDDFTYNKALQKITESYRVDPESKQMIRSMKRKVKKQITSSSIKHSTRERAVNE
- a CDS encoding DUF1361 domain-containing protein codes for the protein MKDNKHPVQDLRLIVTLLVATLCSLGVVMYLRAQTDTNMYRFLSWDMFLAWVPFIISSCIRYIFNKKLTTTSMICMGLMCGVWLFFLPNAAYLFTEILHSFRYFDAQGEVRFWVNIDFWYGLTLTFAVAIIGLLLSTCSIIQIHGMLNKLINKYISMMVVGVILLLSSIGVYIGRFNRWNSWDVLSRPGKIFVDLVNDFNAANSIMVEFVAIVFTVQLFGYVIVSLLTARSGN
- the mmsB gene encoding multiple monosaccharide ABC transporter permease, with product MEMITKLFKNNIRQYGMIIALVVIMLLFEVLTGGLLLKPINITNLILQNSYILVLAIGMVLVIITGHIDLSVGSIAAFVGAVAAIMMVDWQLPAWLAVIASLLVGALIGAWQGFWIAYVRIPAFIVTLAGMLLFRGLTMIVLEGQSISPFPGGFQKISSGFLADIQFSGFGLVSIIVGLVLTVWYIVNELRERRSQRKYGFEVVSQGLFLLKLIVVAVVTNLFTFVLASYAGIPNILVLLFVLIVVYSFVMNRTVMGRHVYALGGNEKAAGLSGVKTKKVTFWVFVNMGTLAAVSGLIFAARLNAATPRAGTNFELDAIAACFIGGASASGGIGTVFGAIIGGLVMGVLNNGMSLIGLGIDWQQGIKGLVLLLAVAFDIYNKNKRSA
- a CDS encoding GNAT family N-acetyltransferase; translation: MGLTEWSTDILQYNLSDEYSIRKADFAEWGLYCTVYYDMRYVGFFREEEFSSSKISAYWIYKGESKIGGVRMEPNQMYHLFFIPPFQQCFEVLKLLKHKLLQWSDRTKRILTFEILPDQVDLYARAGFWPVEFKCRWMQRPTDHFEIEWDSRVTVKSPEIIESETGNRKYVNEDEIAQCDLESFAGSLEATRRKHTTLADFIPSDDPNYTNEILTEASTLVYDKETGQLIANCRLCLQDNQAAVYSIGVRPAYRGRGLATLMLQRALNALKGKYPVLRLYVMQGNDAESVYLNLGFIPGVQEIQTMYIPEEESQ
- a CDS encoding methylated-DNA--[protein]-cysteine S-methyltransferase, whose amino-acid sequence is MRKKLMYTTMQLDGRPWVLLATEQGLCRVVMPNETLEDWNGWIQKVAPGVELEENEDALKQTGMMDWLQSYFAGEPMAYTDAIPLDLIGTNFQQEVWRELGRVPYGEIRTYGDIAAAIGRPSAVRAVGAANGANPIPVLLPCHRIIGANRKLTGFRGGLEMKRRLLDIEQIEGVTDGGHARFHF
- a CDS encoding GNAT family N-acetyltransferase translates to MDVKKVTLQPITKENELECIHLKPREDQLDLVASNADSLIHATKEITSKPYGILAEDQMVGFILFDNEIYNDGYYWILRFMIDEKYQGKGYGKLAIQEVVRMLQERSDCQQIRVSHVPHNIAANALYKRCGFQETGEFEDNGDIILSYQVR
- a CDS encoding metallophosphoesterase family protein, whose product is MKVAILTDIHGNVPALQAVLVDIDYRGDIEHTFCLGDMIGIGPYSNEVIEMLYSRENMIAISGNHEEAVLSLLQNKGPLEGHKGMAEHHEWIGRHLSAESIKKIQALPKFVEKEVEGHRFLLTHYHMNHDKLDVIDKEPSGTKLDAKYQGTAHDLVCFGHYHILHYYKTDQRVYMNPGALGCNDLAIARYGIVDLQEGKVDVKFIGVSYDNREYLKSYERLNVPDRAFILKAFHGNQLEREDSERS
- the mgtE gene encoding magnesium transporter produces the protein MNGPHTKKDFSVEEITEQLVQHVQSRNLPDFYKLVKELHPYDLSLVYKKFPEEETNRFLLLFKPDALADLAETLKLHEQIQLFERLGPERTLEVMQQMDKSDLIRFMHDLPAKRREELLSNMNLDHSAIIRSVLNYPPETAGRIMTDQYRTLLAHETAKEALRQSQGTMHISASSYLYVTDNEGKLVGVVSYRSLALADDKTQVEELMTRRVIHATVDMDQEEAAQLLQRYEFIALPVVDENHRLCGIIQMDDVIDIIMDEASEDLAKMGGGSKDIDFDTKPLVAVRRRLPWLILLLLIGLISGSIVDFFEDTLNQVVALAFFMPMIAGMTGNTGTQSLAVVVRGLIGRKLDKATVLALIGREIKVGIMIGLVCGLLITVIAYFWQGDWLLGAIIGVSLFLTLVIGTLTGTCIPLLLSRFKVDPAVASGPLITTLNDILSLFIYFGIATRFLDALM
- a CDS encoding amidohydrolase, with the protein product MKQAYWLTNVTVERSYVREGEQVMGTRTSPAHLRIKDGVIAEIVEGNNPLSSDLPQVDGKGLLLLPSFEEAHIHLDKTYYDGPWTAVKRISSIFERIEEEKVLLPKLLPDAKRQAESILTLIQGYGSTHVRSHCNIEPVSGLKRLEATRQALESFSGKISSEIVAFPQHGLLRSHSVELMGQAMKEGATHVGGLDPHTVDEQIENSLNAIVELAVQHQAGIDIHLHDGGQAGKQTLLELANLTETAGLQGKVTVSHAFWFARAEQQEAEDMAQRMASLGMSIASTVPIGRTMMPLPMLHRMGVNVKLATDSLTDHWSPFGNGDMLEKAGRFAELYGYSDELSLSQSLAWVTGGITPLDSQGEQAWPKVGDTASFVLVHASCSAEAVARRSARQAVWYKGQLVSGSTAD
- a CDS encoding GNAT family N-acetyltransferase — its product is MKIEYATEADYDYIIERDRHIHQPLVKTKISEKEIFILWDEDEGSRVGWMRYGYFWDNLPFMNMIWIDEPYRNGGYGKKVVHHWENLMKQQGFDTVMTSTQSDEHAQHFYRKLGYVDAGALLLDTQPLEIMLIKKI